A portion of the Blastochloris tepida genome contains these proteins:
- a CDS encoding major capsid protein, translated as MAAATPRPLPARWRASSPGLAIRTAPCSTRCEVGMTGPSLPLNVALGVVTLDVSATAAPDWVKVTPRGSVMTRDGRSYRFDPEMLAARYVAEGVDIPVDLDHAISRKTVFGERADAVGWVKELQPRLDGLYARVEWLKAGLDALAARTHRFISPTFHHDASGAATWLHSVALVAAPALAMPAIAAALGGPAASSAPIHAHSPSDQQHRAALAGLGLNSASAHEDRKMSEPTFPYSDVDLTTQVNRIPNEFGLLRALNLFPSEDARSRFVEIRIEDGVLVVLAAEEPGAPGNQVEWGTGSSIVIKIPHIPHGPESIRPDDLQGILDAAGRIREPKSFDKELAKRLGIIRSLHGQTLEYLRLGALKGVIRDGKGRTLYDLYSVFGITKKTVDFELGTAGTSVLDKCEEVVDHILCNLKGETSTGVEAIVSSSFFGKLIQHPKVEKYWLATQQAFTLGMLERSRLGGNWGRVFEFSNIMFREYKGSALVRNGAGQIISEPNVADGMGHAYPVGTRYTAYTLWGPAHHVDFVNQAAPEVVVSQEPIKHGGGWELKSQSNVLPIWKRPEALVELTTSN; from the coding sequence GCGGCAGCGACTCCAAGGCCACTGCCCGCGAGGTGGCGCGCCAGTTCGCCCGGCTTGGCAATTCGCACGGCGCCCTGTTCGACACGGTGTGAGGTTGGCATGACCGGACCCTCTCTGCCGTTGAATGTCGCCCTCGGTGTCGTCACGCTGGACGTGTCGGCTACGGCTGCGCCCGACTGGGTGAAGGTCACGCCGCGCGGCAGCGTGATGACCCGCGACGGCCGCTCCTACCGGTTCGACCCGGAAATGCTGGCGGCGCGGTATGTGGCCGAAGGCGTCGATATCCCCGTCGACCTTGATCATGCCATCTCCCGCAAGACCGTTTTCGGCGAGCGCGCCGACGCGGTCGGTTGGGTGAAGGAGCTGCAACCCCGGCTGGACGGCCTCTATGCCCGCGTGGAGTGGCTGAAGGCGGGACTCGATGCTCTCGCGGCCCGGACCCACCGCTTCATCAGCCCGACCTTCCACCACGACGCCTCGGGCGCGGCGACCTGGCTGCACTCCGTTGCCCTGGTTGCCGCCCCCGCGCTGGCCATGCCGGCGATCGCTGCCGCGCTCGGCGGGCCGGCCGCTTCCTCAGCCCCAATCCACGCCCATTCCCCCAGCGATCAGCAGCACCGGGCTGCGCTCGCCGGGCTTGGCCTCAATTCCGCTTCCGCTCACGAGGATCGCAAGATGTCCGAACCCACTTTTCCGTACAGCGACGTTGATCTGACCACACAGGTCAACCGCATTCCCAACGAATTCGGCCTGCTGCGGGCGTTGAATTTGTTCCCCAGCGAAGATGCCCGGTCCCGGTTTGTCGAAATCCGGATTGAGGATGGCGTGCTGGTGGTGCTGGCGGCCGAGGAGCCGGGCGCGCCGGGCAACCAGGTCGAATGGGGGACCGGTTCCTCGATCGTCATCAAGATCCCGCACATCCCGCACGGGCCTGAATCGATCCGGCCTGACGATCTCCAGGGCATTCTCGACGCGGCCGGGCGAATCCGGGAGCCCAAGAGCTTCGACAAGGAACTGGCCAAGCGGCTCGGGATCATCCGCAGCCTTCACGGCCAGACCTTGGAATACCTGCGCCTTGGCGCGCTGAAGGGTGTGATCCGCGACGGCAAGGGCCGCACGCTCTATGACCTCTATTCGGTGTTCGGCATCACCAAGAAGACGGTGGATTTCGAGCTGGGAACCGCCGGAACGAGCGTGCTCGACAAGTGCGAGGAGGTGGTCGACCACATCCTTTGCAATCTCAAGGGCGAGACCTCGACCGGCGTCGAGGCGATCGTGTCTTCGAGCTTCTTTGGCAAGCTGATCCAGCACCCCAAGGTCGAGAAGTATTGGCTGGCGACACAGCAGGCCTTCACGCTTGGCATGCTGGAGCGCTCGCGCCTCGGCGGCAATTGGGGCCGGGTGTTCGAGTTTTCGAACATCATGTTCCGCGAGTACAAGGGCTCGGCGTTGGTGCGCAACGGTGCGGGCCAGATCATCTCCGAGCCGAACGTGGCGGACGGCATGGGCCACGCCTATCCGGTCGGAACCCGTTACACCGCCTACACGCTGTGGGGGCCGGCGCATCACGTCGACTTTGTCAACCAGGCCGCCCCCGAGGTCGTGGTGTCGCAGGAGCCGATCAAGCACGGCGGCG